One genomic window of Vicia villosa cultivar HV-30 ecotype Madison, WI unplaced genomic scaffold, Vvil1.0 ctg.001793F_1_1, whole genome shotgun sequence includes the following:
- the LOC131636613 gene encoding VQ motif-containing protein 8, chloroplastic-like, giving the protein MKPTSKLHGFNYDQQQKININGPRPTPLMIRKPNSSHKQQRVPIIIYTQSPKIIHTKAQDFMALVQRLTGMTTTNQALPRQQEVSENFDSSLSDGSNNNSINYKHLDGDHETTSTTSSVDKGGVNSNIDYEQSPNNMMKFAEMPLFTPTSYDFFSPNNSSRPVYKFSDSPYGILGSLISPSALGFIQDLPEY; this is encoded by the coding sequence ATGAAACCTACTTCAAAATTGCATGGTTTTAATTATGATCAACaacaaaagataaacatcaaTGGTCCACGTCCTACTCCTTTGATGATTCGCAAGCCTAACTCGTCACACAAACAGCAAAGGGTTCCCATCATCATATACACTCAATCACCAAAGATTATTCATACAAAAGCACAAGATTTCATGGCTCTTGTTCAAAGACTTACAGGCATGACAACTACCAATCAAGCACTGCCACGTCAGCAAGAGGTTTCTGAGAATTTTGATTCATCTTTGTCAGATGGATCAAACAACAATAGTATCAACTACAAACACCTTGATGGTGATCATGAAACTACTTCAACAACTAGCTCAGTTGATAAGGGAGGTGTGAATAGCAATATTGATTATGAACAAAGTCCTAATAATATGATGAAATTTGCTGAGATGCCATTATTCACTCCAACTTCATATGATTTCTTTAGCCCAAACAATTCATCTCGACCAGTTTATAAATTTTCTGATTCTCCATATGGGATTTTGGGAAGTTTGATATCTCCTTCTGCATTGGGATTCATCCAAGATCTACCTGAATATTAA